One genomic window of Pecten maximus chromosome 3, xPecMax1.1, whole genome shotgun sequence includes the following:
- the LOC117323238 gene encoding uncharacterized protein LOC117323238, with product MTTEDLLQANQVVKDRWKVVRKIGGGGFGEIYDGIDQVTKENVALKLESAKQAKQVLKMEVAVLKKLQGHDHVCRFIGCGRNERYNYVVMTLQGKNLAELRRSQSRGCFTLSTTLRLGAQILKAIEAIHEVGFLHRDIKPSNFAMGRLQKDSKKVFMLDFGLARQYTTPAGDVRPPRAAAGFRGTVRYASVNAHKNKEMGRHDDLWSLFYMLVEFLAGQLPWRKIKDKEQVGNMKEKYDHTQLLKNMPNEFRSFLEHILSLDYFNKPDYSLLHNLFQQCIKRKGIKEPDPYDWEKIYTDGSVATTITTSPPIGIKATPGAGVLPGGPHTAGHGATEAVDVNLSYNQEDGEQEERKLKEGQYILENKNLHDIDNRLREEVGDIVLVPRNQNVNHLEAEEKHQMEQLVQEDNVAPQVYSVDPDERGNTGDVPPQDQPDAPKTSGLDVLADQLTRILKQDGEKMEGRPVPREQPHDQVGPGIRFSEEILPDMREREQHSSGERRHSKGRYHENQLFKEIIDRKVHSAAVSNRKNSLVGDEEASNNPEYQPDPLASRAITFALMQTEEKTHTAADENIDENATRAAPFTVASQWGAVSAFGSDSNNSDADDESEGDDGNDLKLKPSHKSRRGLMNTLADEDDLRLDSIVRNSLVLHDADRESQEILRNSLVFLDDDADHGQQREKSDSGFHFRNLSDRKHSSSSLQFLNVQGNERTTDSPLEKSQSVDSIHSKLSSPSRMPEKLAKEIGNLISSPLSSPSKHLFKGKDSLSDIKKLASLSHLKPVGKPPAPHYISARNHNTDKSAIPDTNKKPVLYPSSVKTLSDSSKQLDNKTANSDDVKVKKIKVVDKHDKGGIPERRDVVTPERRASDGGRTGKSMKMSTIPEDQNSENKSGGPKSSKSADQIHTTKSTASDNSTLCKDDKVPSQTDNKISRKDTSSQKKDLKKESSVHKKDSSSQKKESSILKKDPISKRQQKRRSSSASRVSDRTAMELREALSSITPDPNENPESDSSRVPKPPPGQPPKNAVTYARSLDQEDPSTEVTEPQGATLSYHGDDEDSG from the exons ATGACAACTGAGGACCTTCTACAGGCCAACCAGGTGGTCAAGGACCGCTGGAAAGTG GTTAGGAAGATCGGAGGTGGAGGCTTCGGTGAAATCTATGACGGCATTGATCAGGTGACCAAAGAGAATGTTGCCCTCAAACTGGAATCAGCGAAACAGGCGAAGCAAGTGCTCAAGATGGAGGTGGCTGTCCTCAAGAAATTACAGG GACATGACCATGTGTGTCGGTTTATCGGCTGTGGCCGAAACGAGCGGTACAATTACGTGGTGATGACCCTCCAAGGTAAAAACTTGGCAGAGCTACGACGGAGCCAGTCACGGGGATGCTTCACGCTCAGTACGACACTTCGCCTTGGCGCCCAAATACTCAAAGCCATTGAGGCAATACATGAAGTTGGCTTCCTCCACAGGGATATCAAACCA TCTAACTTTGCCATGGGCAGACTACAGAAGGACAGTAAGAAGGTGTTTATGTTAGACTTTGGTCTGGCACGACAGTACACCACTCCAGCCGGAGACGTACGCCCACCAAGGGCGGCAGCTGGCTTTAGGGGAACAGTTCGTTACGCTTCAGTGAATGCACACAAAAATAAG GAAATGGGTCGCCACGACGACCTGTGGTCACTGTTCTACATGCTCGTCGAGTTCCTGGCGGGTCAGTTACCATGGCGTAAGATAAAGGACAAGGAGCAAGTGGGTAATATGAAGGAGAAGTATGACCACACACAGCTGCTGAAGAACATGCCTAACGAGTTCCGATCATTCCTTGAGCACATTCTCAGCCTAGATTACTTTAACAAGCCTGACTACAGTCTGTTACACAACTTATTTCAACAGTGCATAAAACGCAAGGGCATCAAGGAACCAGATCCGTATGACTGGGAGAAAATCTACACTGATGGATCTGTCGCTACGACAATCACAACTTCACCTCCTATAGGGATCAAGGCCACACCAGGAGCAGg AGTGTTGCCGGGTGGCCCTCACACAGCTGGCCATGGAGCCACAGAAGCTGTTGATGTCAATCTCAGCTACAACCAAGAGGACGGTGAACAGGAGGAACGCAAGCTCAAGGAAGGACAGTACATCCTGGAAAACAAGAACCTACATGACATAGACAATCGACTGCGCGAGGAGGTTGGGGATATCGTGCTGGTGCCTCGTAATCAAAATGTTAACCATTTAGAGGCAGAGGAGAAACACCAAATGGAGCAACTGGTTCAGGAGGATAACGTGGCCCCACAGGTTTATTCTGTTGACCCAGATGAGCGAGGAAACACTGGTGATGTTCCACCACAAGATCAGCCCGATGCACCAAAAACATCTGGTCTTGATGTACTTGCAGATCAACTAACTCGCATCCTTAAACAAGATGGGGAAAAAATGGAGGGTCGGCCTGTACCACGGGAACAACCCCACGATCAAGTTGGCCCTGGTATAAGATTTTCTGAGGAGATCCTGCCAGACATGCGGGAACGAGAACAGCACTCCAGTGGTGAGAGACGCCATAGTAAAGGACGTTACCATGAAAACCAGCTATTTAAGGAAATAATAGATCGTAAAGTGCACTCGGCTGCTGTGTCCAACAGAAAAAACAGCCTTGTTGGTGACGAGGAGGCATCGAACAACCCGGAGTATCAGCCAGACCCCCTCGCCAGTCGGGCCATCACCTTCGCTCTCATGCAGACAGAGGAGAAAACCCACACAGCAGCCGATGAAAACATTGATGAGAATGCCACAAGGGCAGCACCATTTACCGTCGCGAGTCAGTGGGGTGCGGTATCGGCATTCGGCTCCGATTCCAACAATAGTGATGCTGATGATGAGAGTGAAGGCGACGATGGTAACGACTTGAAATTAAAACCATCGCATAAATCACGGCGAGGGTTGATGAACACATTAGCTGACGAAGATGATCTTCGTTTGGACAGCATTGTTAGGAATTCGTTAGTGCTACATGACGCAGACCGTGAATCACAGGAAATTCTCCGTAATTCTCTTGTGTTTCTCGACGATGATGCTGATCATGGTCAACAAAGAGAAAAAAGTGACTCAGGATTTCATTTTAGGAATTTATCAGATCGAAAACATTCCAGTAGTAGTTTACAATTTCTCAATGTACAAGGGAATGAGAGGACTACTGATAGCCCGTTAGAGAAATCCCAATCTGTAGACAGTATACATAGTAAATTATCTAGTCCCAGTAGAATGCCTGAAAAACTAGCCAAGGAAATAGGCAATCTGATATCCTCTCCACTCAGTAGtccttcaaaacatttatttaaaggAAAAGACAGTCTGAGTGATATTAAAAAATTAGCTTCCCTAAGTCACCTAAAACCGGTGGGTAAGCCACCTGCTCCCCACTATATCTCCGCTCGTAACCACAACACAGATAAAAGTGCTATACCCGACACCAACAAAAAACCTGTGCTATATCCTAGTTCTGTTAAAACATTAAGTGATTCCTCTAAACAGTTGGATAATAAAACTGCCAATAGTGATGATGTGAAGGTAAAAAAGATCAAAGTAgtagataaacatgataaagGTGGCATACCGGAGAGACGTGACGTTGTAACTCCAGAACGACGTGCCTCAGATGGTGGACGCACCGGGAAGAGTATGAAAATGTCAACCATTCCCGAGGATCAAAACAGCGAAAACAAATCAGGAGGACCTAAGTCAAGTAAAAGTGCAGACCAAATCCATACAACCAAATCTACTGCCAGTGACAACAGTACGCTATGCAAGGATGACAAAGTGCCAAGTCAAACGGATAATAAGATCAGCAGAAAGGACACCAGCTCACAGAAAAAGGATCTCAAAAAGGAATCTAGTGTACACAAAAAAGATTCTAGTTCACAAAAAAAGGAATCTAGTATTCTCAAAAAAGATCCCATCTCAAAACGCCAGCAGAAGCGTAGGTCATCGTCAGCATCACGTGTATCGGACCGCACTGCTATGGAGCTTCGCGAAGCTTTGTCATCAATTACCCCTGACCCTAATGAGAATCCAGAGTCAGACAGCTCCAGGGTACCCAAACCACCGCCAGGACAACCTCCAAAAAATGCTGTCACGTATGCAAG atCTTTGGACCAAGAGGATCCCAGCACAGAAGTCACCGAGCCCCAGGGAGCCACATTGAGTTACCATGGTGATGATGAGGATTCAGGATAA